Proteins encoded together in one Micromonospora auratinigra window:
- a CDS encoding sensor histidine kinase: MLIGVAGLSVGLALGGVLLLGALGWTLQRSVDAEAFRTADAVALLAASDALPDPLPVAGGQLRVQVVDAQGRIRAASIDADRLVPMLRPDQLRGGQRQRLDVDGRRVGLTGPVRVVTVPAGSSLDPLTVVVAKSVTDVRHSLHVVRTLLLVGFPLLVAGLAAVAWRVVGATLRPVEALRRGAAEITDRAGPGRLPVPAARDEIQRLAVTLNDMLDRLAAARARQRAFVADAAHELRSPLANMRTELEVARRLGPETDWPAVADDLLADTERLGRLVDDLLLLARLDEEPGAAAVSRPVGPVELGELLRAVVGRYPSPPVRLVPPAGPVWTEGDPTELRRVLANLVENALRHARGEVRLEVTGAEAGGPVPGPRRAGPGERAYHLVTVTDDGPGIPAAERERVFQRFTRLDDARARDDGGAGLGLAIVRELVRRAGGTVELADADGTGLRVSVRLPALVEPDAG; this comes from the coding sequence ATGCTGATCGGCGTCGCGGGGCTGAGCGTGGGGCTGGCCCTCGGCGGCGTGCTGCTGCTCGGCGCGCTGGGCTGGACCCTGCAACGCTCGGTCGACGCCGAGGCGTTCCGCACCGCCGACGCGGTGGCGCTGCTCGCCGCCTCCGACGCCCTGCCCGACCCGCTCCCGGTGGCAGGCGGCCAGCTCCGGGTGCAGGTGGTGGACGCCCAGGGGCGGATCCGGGCCGCCTCCATCGACGCCGACCGGCTGGTGCCGATGCTCCGCCCGGACCAGCTGCGCGGTGGGCAACGGCAGCGCCTCGACGTCGACGGGCGGCGGGTCGGGCTGACCGGGCCGGTGCGGGTGGTCACCGTACCGGCGGGCAGCTCGCTGGACCCGCTCACCGTCGTGGTCGCCAAGTCGGTGACCGACGTCCGGCACAGCCTGCACGTGGTCCGCACCCTGCTGCTGGTGGGTTTCCCGTTGCTGGTCGCCGGGCTGGCCGCGGTCGCCTGGCGGGTGGTCGGCGCGACGCTGCGGCCGGTGGAGGCGCTGCGCCGGGGCGCCGCCGAGATCACCGACCGGGCCGGCCCGGGGCGGCTGCCCGTCCCGGCCGCGCGTGACGAGATCCAGCGGCTCGCGGTCACCCTCAACGACATGCTCGACCGGCTGGCCGCGGCCCGGGCCCGGCAGCGCGCCTTCGTCGCCGACGCCGCGCACGAGCTGCGCAGCCCGCTGGCCAACATGCGCACCGAGCTGGAGGTGGCCCGACGGCTCGGCCCCGAGACCGACTGGCCGGCGGTCGCCGACGACCTGCTCGCCGACACCGAACGGCTCGGCCGGCTGGTCGACGACCTGCTGCTGCTGGCCCGCCTCGACGAGGAGCCCGGCGCGGCGGCGGTGTCCCGCCCGGTCGGGCCGGTGGAGCTGGGTGAGCTGCTGCGGGCGGTGGTCGGGCGTTACCCGTCGCCCCCGGTGCGGCTGGTGCCGCCGGCCGGACCGGTGTGGACCGAGGGAGATCCGACCGAGCTGCGCCGGGTGCTGGCCAACCTGGTGGAGAACGCGCTGCGGCACGCCCGGGGCGAGGTGCGGCTGGAGGTGACCGGGGCGGAGGCCGGCGGTCCGGTGCCCGGTCCGCGCCGCGCCGGGCCGGGGGAGCGGGCGTACCACCTGGTGACGGTGACCGACGACGGGCCGGGCATCCCGGCGGCCGAACGGGAGCGGGTGTTCCAGCGGTTCACCCGGCTCGACGACGCGCGGGCCCGCGACGACGGCGGGGCCGGGCTGGGGCTGGCCATCGTGCGTGAGCTGGTCCGTCGGGCCGGCGGCACGGTCGAACTCGCCGACGCCGACGGCACCGGCCTGCGGGTGAGCGTACGGCTGCCCGCGCTGGTCGAGCCGGACGCCGGCTGA
- a CDS encoding response regulator transcription factor has protein sequence MRLLVVEDESRLAAALRRGLVAEGFAVDVAGTGPAGLDAARHGEYDAMILDVMLPGLSGYEVVRRLRAEEHWLPVLMLSAKDGEYDQADGLDCGADDYLTKPFSYVVLLARLRALLRRGAPERPSVLAVGDLRLDPARRRVTRADAEVSLTAREYALLDYLMRRAGQVVSKTELLDHVWDASLETAPNAVEVYVGYLRRKIGRDRLETVRGAGYRLST, from the coding sequence GTGCGGTTGCTGGTGGTGGAGGACGAGTCGCGGCTCGCGGCGGCGCTGCGCCGGGGCCTGGTGGCGGAGGGGTTCGCGGTGGACGTCGCGGGCACCGGGCCGGCCGGTCTGGACGCGGCCCGGCACGGCGAGTACGACGCGATGATCCTGGACGTGATGCTGCCCGGTCTCTCCGGCTACGAGGTGGTACGCCGGCTGCGCGCCGAGGAGCACTGGCTGCCGGTGCTGATGCTGTCGGCCAAGGACGGCGAGTACGACCAGGCCGACGGGCTGGACTGCGGGGCCGACGACTACCTGACCAAGCCCTTCTCGTACGTGGTGCTGCTGGCCCGGCTGCGGGCGCTGCTGCGCCGGGGCGCGCCCGAGCGGCCCAGCGTGCTCGCCGTGGGCGACCTGCGGCTGGACCCGGCGCGGCGGCGGGTCACCCGGGCCGACGCCGAGGTCTCGCTGACCGCCCGCGAGTACGCCCTGCTCGACTACCTGATGCGCCGCGCCGGCCAGGTGGTCTCCAAGACCGAGCTGCTGGACCACGTCTGGGACGCCAGCCTGGAGACCGCCCCGAACGCCGTCGAGGTCTACGTCGGCTACCTGCGCCGCAAGATCGGCCGGGACCGGCTGGAGACCGTCCGGGGCGCCGGCTACCGGCTCAGCACGTGA
- a CDS encoding LolA family protein: protein MSVLKNRAVLRWLVPVTAGVAVIGGGAAVGTFAATADPALPPRTAAQLLDDLRTSRLDGLSGTVVQRADLGLPPLANLAGMAGGEGGLAGLVSGTHTVRVWYAGPERQRLALLDTLGESDVLRNGRDVWTWSSRSNTGSHRTLPAGEAGMPTAPATPADAADRALAAIDPSTAVTVGRAATVAGRDVYELVLTPRDKDSLVHQVRIALDAKEHVPLRFEVLADGVDEPAFEVAFTQVDFRTPDADQFRFNPPPGVTMTEASTEAHGPAGKHRPDADKRPDGVRTVGTGWTTVLVARLDETGLTGADGTAREPGRGGPTAGTGRGGPAGADLAGMLTVLPKVSGDWGSGRLLSSKLFSVLLTDDGRVLAGLVSPERLYQVAKG, encoded by the coding sequence ATGTCTGTTCTGAAGAACCGTGCCGTGCTGCGCTGGCTGGTCCCGGTGACCGCGGGGGTCGCCGTGATCGGCGGCGGCGCGGCCGTCGGCACCTTCGCCGCCACCGCCGACCCGGCCCTGCCCCCGCGCACCGCCGCGCAGCTCCTGGATGACCTGCGCACGTCCCGCCTCGACGGGCTCTCCGGCACCGTGGTGCAGCGCGCCGACCTGGGGCTGCCGCCGCTGGCGAACCTGGCCGGCATGGCCGGCGGCGAGGGCGGCCTGGCCGGCCTGGTCAGCGGCACCCACACGGTGCGGGTCTGGTACGCCGGCCCGGAGCGGCAGCGGCTGGCGCTGCTCGACACCCTCGGCGAGTCGGACGTGCTGCGCAACGGCCGGGACGTCTGGACCTGGAGCAGCCGGTCGAACACCGGTTCGCACCGGACGCTGCCGGCGGGCGAGGCGGGGATGCCGACCGCGCCGGCCACCCCGGCCGACGCGGCGGACCGGGCCCTCGCGGCGATCGACCCGAGCACCGCGGTGACCGTGGGCCGGGCCGCCACCGTCGCCGGCCGGGACGTGTACGAACTGGTGCTCACCCCGCGCGACAAGGACTCCCTGGTGCACCAGGTGCGCATCGCGCTGGACGCGAAGGAGCACGTGCCGCTGCGCTTCGAGGTGCTCGCCGACGGCGTCGACGAGCCCGCCTTCGAGGTGGCCTTCACCCAGGTGGACTTCCGCACGCCCGACGCGGACCAGTTCCGGTTCAACCCGCCGCCCGGGGTGACGATGACCGAGGCGTCCACCGAGGCGCACGGGCCGGCCGGCAAGCACCGGCCGGACGCCGACAAGCGGCCGGACGGGGTGCGTACCGTCGGGACCGGCTGGACCACCGTGCTGGTGGCGCGGCTCGACGAGACCGGCCTGACCGGGGCGGACGGCACCGCGCGGGAGCCGGGCCGGGGCGGGCCGACGGCCGGTACGGGGCGCGGCGGGCCGGCGGGCGCCGACCTGGCGGGCATGCTGACCGTGCTGCCCAAGGTCAGCGGCGACTGGGGCAGCGGCCGGCTGCTCAGCTCGAAGCTGTTCAGCGTGCTGCTCACCGATGACGGGCGGGTGCTGGCCGGCCTGGTCAGTCCGGAGCGGCTCTACCAGGTGGCCAAGGGCTGA
- a CDS encoding HelD family protein, with protein sequence MSSHSDVPGELHQDDEIGREQEYVSVLYDRLDGLREQAARRLAEELRATGGTRQAQSQRDSTVGMYAEQVERYGAVENGLCFGRLDGDDGSRRYIGRIGIFDTSGDYDPLLMDWRAPAARAFYLATAANPQGVRRRRHLRTRERKVTGLNDEVLDIAAASPTAHEELTGEASLLAALNAGRTGRMRDIVETIQAEQDRIIRAELPGVMVVQGGPGTGKTAVALHRAAYLLYTHREQLSTRGVLLVGPNATFLRYISQVLPALAETGVLLRTQADLFPGVSARRTEPAVAAALKGRAVMTEVLANAVRDRQWVPDEPLEIELPQHEILTLEPEVVRQARDRARRSQRPHNLARAIFDIEVVHALAAQVAERIGADPLGGENLLSEADVAEIRRELREDPEVRATLDELWPVLTPQRLLADLYADRERIATAAPMLDDAQRALLHREPGGWTPADVPLLDEAAELLGEDERAAVARQERLRAMEREYAEGVLEIWRGSRSIDVEDEAEGGEILGVTDLIDADRLSERQEDAERLTTAQRAAADRRWAFGHVIVDEAQELSPMAWRLLMRRCPSRSMTIVGDVAQTGALSGTPSWAEALAPYVADRWRLEELTVSYRTPAEIMAVAAEVLTEIDPTLRPPRSVRASGVPPWDRTVAADRLTDELVAAATREAAGLADGRLGVIVPADRVDELGKVVVGALPEAAVGEQPELANRVVLLTTEQAKGLEFDSVLVVEPERIVAESPRGHSDLYVALTRATQRLGILRTL encoded by the coding sequence TTGTCAAGTCACTCCGACGTGCCGGGTGAACTGCACCAGGACGACGAGATCGGGCGCGAGCAGGAGTACGTCTCGGTGCTCTACGACCGGCTGGACGGGCTACGCGAGCAGGCCGCCCGCCGGCTCGCCGAGGAGCTGCGGGCCACCGGCGGCACCCGGCAGGCGCAGTCCCAGCGCGACTCCACCGTCGGGATGTACGCCGAGCAGGTCGAGCGGTACGGCGCGGTGGAGAACGGGCTCTGCTTCGGCCGGCTCGACGGCGACGACGGCTCCCGCCGCTACATCGGCCGGATCGGCATCTTCGACACCTCCGGCGACTACGACCCGCTGCTGATGGACTGGCGTGCTCCGGCCGCCCGGGCGTTCTACCTGGCCACCGCCGCCAACCCGCAGGGCGTACGCCGCCGCCGGCACCTGCGTACCCGGGAGCGGAAGGTCACCGGCCTCAACGACGAGGTGCTGGACATCGCCGCCGCCTCCCCCACCGCGCACGAGGAGCTGACCGGCGAGGCGTCCCTGCTGGCCGCGCTGAACGCCGGCCGGACCGGCCGGATGCGCGACATCGTCGAGACCATCCAGGCCGAGCAGGACCGGATCATCCGCGCCGAGCTGCCGGGCGTCATGGTGGTGCAGGGCGGCCCCGGCACCGGCAAGACCGCGGTGGCGCTGCACCGGGCGGCGTACCTGCTCTACACGCACCGGGAGCAGCTGTCCACCCGGGGCGTGCTGCTGGTCGGCCCGAACGCCACCTTCCTGCGCTACATCTCCCAGGTGCTCCCGGCGCTGGCCGAGACCGGTGTGCTGCTGCGTACCCAGGCGGACCTGTTCCCCGGGGTGAGCGCGCGGCGCACCGAGCCGGCGGTCGCGGCGGCGCTGAAGGGGCGCGCGGTGATGACCGAGGTGCTGGCGAACGCGGTCCGGGACCGGCAGTGGGTGCCCGACGAGCCGCTGGAGATCGAGCTGCCGCAGCACGAGATCCTCACCCTGGAACCCGAGGTGGTCCGGCAGGCCCGGGACCGGGCCCGCCGTTCGCAGCGCCCGCACAACCTGGCCCGTGCGATCTTCGACATCGAGGTCGTGCACGCGCTCGCCGCCCAGGTCGCCGAGCGGATCGGCGCCGACCCGCTCGGCGGGGAGAACCTGCTCTCCGAGGCCGACGTCGCGGAGATCCGCCGGGAGCTGCGTGAGGATCCCGAGGTCCGGGCCACCCTGGACGAGCTGTGGCCGGTGCTCACCCCGCAGCGCCTGCTCGCCGACCTGTACGCCGACCGCGAGCGGATCGCCACCGCCGCGCCGATGCTCGACGACGCGCAGCGGGCGCTGCTGCACCGCGAGCCGGGCGGCTGGACGCCGGCCGACGTACCGCTGCTGGACGAGGCCGCGGAGCTGCTCGGCGAGGACGAGCGGGCCGCGGTGGCCCGCCAGGAACGGCTGCGCGCCATGGAGCGGGAGTACGCCGAGGGCGTGCTGGAGATCTGGCGCGGCTCCCGGTCCATCGACGTCGAGGACGAGGCCGAGGGTGGCGAGATCCTCGGGGTCACCGACCTGATCGACGCCGACCGGCTCTCGGAGCGGCAGGAGGACGCCGAGCGGCTCACCACCGCGCAGCGTGCCGCCGCCGACCGGCGCTGGGCGTTCGGCCACGTGATCGTCGACGAGGCGCAGGAGCTGTCGCCGATGGCGTGGCGGCTGCTGATGCGGCGCTGCCCGAGCCGGTCGATGACGATCGTCGGCGACGTGGCGCAGACCGGCGCGCTCTCCGGCACGCCGTCCTGGGCCGAGGCACTGGCGCCGTACGTGGCGGACCGGTGGCGGCTGGAGGAGCTGACCGTCAGCTACCGCACGCCCGCCGAGATCATGGCGGTCGCCGCCGAGGTGCTGACCGAGATCGACCCGACGCTGCGTCCACCCCGCTCGGTGCGCGCCTCCGGCGTACCGCCGTGGGACCGGACCGTCGCCGCGGACCGGCTCACCGACGAGCTGGTGGCGGCGGCCACCCGGGAGGCGGCCGGGCTCGCCGACGGGCGGCTCGGCGTGATCGTGCCGGCCGACCGGGTCGACGAGCTGGGCAAGGTGGTCGTCGGCGCGCTGCCGGAGGCGGCCGTCGGCGAGCAGCCGGAGCTGGCGAACCGGGTGGTGCTGCTCACCACCGAACAGGCCAAGGGCCTGGAGTTCGACTCGGTACTGGTGGTCGAGCCGGAGCGGATCGTGGCCGAGTCGCCGCGCGGGCACAGCGACCTCTACGTCGCCCTCACCCGCGCCACCCAACGCCTCGGCATCCTCCGCACCCTCTGA